AATTACCATCTGCCTTCTGCCAAGCGTAAATATTACCACTCGCCCGTGAGCCAAATCGCTCAAATTCTGCTTGCATATCTAAAAAATCTTGCTTGTCTTGTAAAATTGGTCGTCTTAACTCCATGGCCTACTCCCTTTCTAGGTCAATCCAGTACCGTTCCGTCCCATCTACTTGATTTTCCAACTGACCACCTTGTGAAAGAATGGTACGCCGGCTTGCTTCATTGTCCACATGGCAAGTCAGAAGTACACGGGAAATAGCCTTAGAACGAGCTTCTATCAAGCCCAAACGTAGCTGCTCCTTGGCATAGCCTTTCCCGCATTCGCTAGGACGAATGCAATAGCCAATATGGCCACCATGTTGCAGGAGTTTGTCGTTTAGCCGTAAGCGAAGGTTTAAAAAGCCGAGTGCTCGACCATTCTCATCAAAGGAAACATACTGGATAAAAGGCACAAATCCTTCTGGAAGTCCGAGTCCCATTTCCGCATTGGTATTGGCTTCTAGCCACTCTTCATAGACAACATTCTCCCTGCCCAAAAAGCCATCCGTA
Above is a window of Streptococcus sp. zg-86 DNA encoding:
- a CDS encoding GNAT family N-acetyltransferase, giving the protein MELRRPTLVDQVTILEMIEEFCQSNSSTDGFLGRENVVYEEWLEANTNAEMGLGLPEGFVPFIQYVSFDENGRALGFLNLRLRLNDKLLQHGGHIGYCIRPSECGKGYAKEQLRLGLIEARSKAISRVLLTCHVDNEASRRTILSQGGQLENQVDGTERYWIDLERE